The nucleotide sequence CCATGACCTCTCTTAAGGCATCGTCTTCATTAGCCCCGTCAGATAAGCCAAGGGCTTCATAAACTCTCTTCATTGGTTTTACCTCCGATTTTTTGTTTTTTATTACTGCTTCATCCTCCTTATTGACTAACGGAACCATACCGTCTATAGCCGGCTGATTCGTAAGCGCCGCATTTATAAGTTTCACTACCCGGTTATCTTTTGTGTCTTTTAAAAACACAGGGGACAGATACCGGTACTCTTTGTTGTTGATATAGGCTTTGGCTTTATCAGTCCACTCGACTTTTGCCCAGATTCCCTCAGTGCCCCTGTAGGTCAGCTTCTTAATCCATCCGGCAGCTGGGGCCTCGGCTCCGGTAAGCGTTTGATGTTCGTAATCAATTACCATATCATTTTGCCGTTTACGGAAATCTTTTATCACCTCGGCTGCTGATTGGTCATCGCACAGAAAATCCCCCTTGCTGGTTTTGTGATAACCATAAGGAATAATCTGTACCTCATCCACGGCATTAACTATCTCACTGCACACGATTACTTTCATTGTTTTACCTCCTTAACAACATCTGAAATGGGGGGTTGAGCTTCCAAAGCGGGGTTTGGGGTCTTTGTCCCCAATGTTTTTTCACCATCTAACGGTTTAGGAATTCCGAATTTTTCGTATATATGGTTCGTGCTGATTCCTGTAAAACCCATATCCACGAGGGTTTTATAAGTGTTAGCGGTTTTTACCAAATCGTCTTTATCCTCAAAATTAAATCTAAACTTAGGTATGCCTATGTTGGGGCCAAAGTTAAACTTTACCCATGGAGTTATGATGTAGGTTTTAATGGTTTTAGCAAGTGCTGTGGCATCGGATTCCAAAAGGTCTTGCCTTACATTTTGTGCCTCCTGCTCAGAGCCAAGTTTCCCCTGCATACTTTCCACAGCGGCAGTGTGCCCAAGAATAGCCTTAGTCATTGACTTGTCACAGAATGAGATAAAGTCATTGAAAGCTGAACTGTTACCGTTTATTTTAGACTCAAGGAGTTCTATCAGGGTGTTATCGGAAATCACTGCGGCGGAATCCACGCTGAGATTAAACACAGCCTGCTTAAGCGCCTCTATTTCACCCTTACCGGCGCCAGACTTATATTTACCAATGCGCATTGGCACGGAAAACAGCTCGTTAAACACCACCCAGTCCTTAATTCCATAGCTTTTAAACAGATACATGTATGCGCATGGCCTTAGAAGTCCGGCACGAGGAAGTATTCCTGAGCGGCTGCGATATCTGTGAATTACAAATTTGTTTGCTGGCAACATTTCACCATAGACAGGCTCGTCATCGGTTATAAGATTTGGCAGTGGCAAGATACCGTCTTTTGAGAAAAACGTAAACCGTTTTTGATCCACCCACTTAAGGTTATCTATATAAACTTGCCCTTTACGCCTGGGGTCGCTGACCCCCCA is from Nitrospirota bacterium and encodes:
- a CDS encoding phage protease gives rise to the protein MKVIVCSEIVNAVDEVQIIPYGYHKTSKGDFLCDDQSAAEVIKDFRKRQNDMVIDYEHQTLTGAEAPAAGWIKKLTYRGTEGIWAKVEWTDKAKAYINNKEYRYLSPVFLKDTKDNRVVKLINAALTNQPAIDGMVPLVNKEDEAVIKNKKSEVKPMKRVYEALGLSDGANEDDALREVMALTSAITEDTAYKDILKDIGLTPEATVSEVKATVLAMKQSHDSIETLTKEVMTLKAAMFKQDTETVVNSAISQGKIMPLQKPWALEYAAKDPEGFKLFVAKSPEVVPLKDITGKATKVDSTAIDKTQRTVNKQLGISDELWIKRGQHSPKGDSASKHTTEAK
- a CDS encoding DUF935 family protein, translating into MAISNTAQTKPALKSKKVKAVATQDSPVYEEISVVSVRDRYNNYPSEGLTLEKLSRIFKEADAGNISRQAELFSEIEEKDSHLGSILQIRKAQVARLGWEILPASDSQQDIQIAQSTKVMFDYIENFEDALMDMLDAIGKGFSVVEILWGVSDPRRKGQVYIDNLKWVDQKRFTFFSKDGILPLPNLITDDEPVYGEMLPANKFVIHRYRSRSGILPRAGLLRPCAYMYLFKSYGIKDWVVFNELFSVPMRIGKYKSGAGKGEIEALKQAVFNLSVDSAAVISDNTLIELLESKINGNSSAFNDFISFCDKSMTKAILGHTAAVESMQGKLGSEQEAQNVRQDLLESDATALAKTIKTYIITPWVKFNFGPNIGIPKFRFNFEDKDDLVKTANTYKTLVDMGFTGISTNHIYEKFGIPKPLDGEKTLGTKTPNPALEAQPPISDVVKEVKQ